The Heyndrickxia acidicola sequence CTACTTTGATTCCAGATTTAAAGTGGCGGGGAAGACAGGTACTGCCCAGGGATTATATGATGGACCGGCTGCAGGTACCTATTGGAAGCGGAATGTACTTCCTCCGATGACATGGAACACAACCTTTGCAGGATACGCTCCTTTTAATCATCCGGAAGTGGTAATCTCTGTTGTCATACCCTGGGCATACGAAGGAGAGCAGAAAGATCCTCATCTAAATCTATTAGTCGGGAATAAAGCCTTAAAGGCCTATTATGATTTGAAGAAACAGAGAGTACAGCAAAAACAGATACATCCGCTATAGATGCTACCGCGGTCTCTTTATAAGGAAGAAACAAAAAATGCCATCACTTATTTTTCGTGATGGCATTTACGATTTGAGAAACAGTCATCTGGCTGGTTAAATCATATTCGCCCGGCTGGACTTTATTTTCATCTTTATGATCAACGAGGTATTGCATAAAAGCACTAGGATCGGAAAGGATTTTACCTGTCTTTAATCTATCCGCAATAATTCCGGGAGTCATCCCGCTGGAAATCGTCAAATGGTAACGTGTTAATTCTTGATTATTTTTAGCCGTTTTTTGCTGAAGAAGCTTTGTGTATTTAGTCTGCCAATAGTAAACATCCTTCTTCAAATTAGCTGTACTCTCTGCACTTAAGTTCCCTTTTGTTTGTGGAGGTTCAGCTTTAATGAACTGATACCCTAAAAACAGTATGGCTGCAAGGAAAAGTCCGGCTGCAAAAGCTCTTAATGTCCGCTTATCCATTTTTATCTCCTTTTTTATGGTTTGCGTATTTCTGATAATACTTCTTTTACCTCTTGCAAGGATAAAGACGACTGCCTGGAAATCTGTTCAAGATCCAGTCCTTGCTGAAATAGGGAAATCACTTGATTTTTTAGTATTTCGTGTACCCCTGTTTTAGGGGAATCAGTATCTTGTGCAAAAGAGAAGCTGCTTCCCATTAGTTCTTCTTCTAAAATGCCCATTCTCTTTCTTAATTGATAAGTTTCCTGGTGGAAGCTCATTGTCAAATCCTCCAGTTCCTTTTCCAATATGGACGTCCGGTCCTTTTGAAAAAAAGAAAGGATAAATAATAATATCGCTGCACTTAATAAAATGATTACAGGTATACTCATTTGTTCCAACCTTTCCTTTGAAAAATATTCCTCTTTCTTTTATATCATAAAATTTTAAGTACGGCAGAAGTAATTCATACGAAGTCCTAAGATATGTAGTGAGAAGGGGAATAAATGTCTTAAAAGAGGTAGTAGGAGAGGCATATGGGACTAAATCCATCAAAATAAAAATCAGACTAGCATTTCCAAAAGAATAATGATATTATAGAAAAGTCGTATGAATAGTTGAAGAATGTAATGAAGTTTGGAGGGAAAGACATGCGTGTAAATTTAACATTAGCTTGCACAGAATGCGGTGAGCGTAACTATATTACAACAAAAAATAAACGTAACAATCCAGACCGTATTGAACTTAAAAAATACTGTCCAAGAGAAAAACGTGTAACAGCACACCGTGAAACAAAGTAAGCAGTAGGAATCTTCCTGCTGCTTTTTTATGTGAGGAAGAGTAAGTAAGAATGTATTTTACCAATATAGTTTCTATCTAGCTCCAGCGCCCATCGTCTAGCGGATATCTACGTTCTCTCACTAAGATAAGTCAACATCAGCTCCAAAACTCCCTCGCTGTGTTTTCTTTACCTCGTCGAAGACTCCGAAATCCGTAAGCCGATGAGCAAGGCGCTTGCACTTTTCTTATCAAGTCATTTTCTTAAGGAGGATACGAGGTTGAATAAAAAAGAATTGCGGAAATATCTGAAACAAAAGCTGGACACAATGAATCCAGAGACGTATCATCGCTATTCCTCTTTTATTGCAAGCCACTTATTCAATCACAATATGTGGGAGAAACATGACACCATTGCTTTAACAATATCCAGGTTCCCGGAAGTCGATACCTGGCCAATCATACGAAAAGCCTGGGAAAAGGGGAAGAAAGTTGTTGTTCCCAAGTGCCTGCCGGAGCAACGACAAATGATTTTTAAGGAAATCACTTCTTTTGACCAGCTAGAGAAGGTTTATTTTGGATTGCTTGAACCTGTTGACAAGCTTACTAAAGAGGTCTTAAAGACTGACATTGACATGATCATTGTACCTGGATTAGGCTATACAGCGAATGGATCACGTTTAGGGTTTGGCGGCGGCTATTATGATCGTTATTTGGAGGATTATAAGGGAGAAACATTATCTCTTGCCTTTTCAGAACAGATGGTAGAGGACTTGCCAACAGAAAAACATGACTGTCGAGTAGGGGCAATCATTACG is a genomic window containing:
- a CDS encoding endolytic transglycosylase MltG; this translates as MDKRTLRAFAAGLFLAAILFLGYQFIKAEPPQTKGNLSAESTANLKKDVYYWQTKYTKLLQQKTAKNNQELTRYHLTISSGMTPGIIADRLKTGKILSDPSAFMQYLVDHKDENKVQPGEYDLTSQMTVSQIVNAITKNK
- the rpmG gene encoding 50S ribosomal protein L33, with the translated sequence MRVNLTLACTECGERNYITTKNKRNNPDRIELKKYCPREKRVTAHRETK
- a CDS encoding 5-formyltetrahydrofolate cyclo-ligase, with product MNKKELRKYLKQKLDTMNPETYHRYSSFIASHLFNHNMWEKHDTIALTISRFPEVDTWPIIRKAWEKGKKVVVPKCLPEQRQMIFKEITSFDQLEKVYFGLLEPVDKLTKEVLKTDIDMIIVPGLGYTANGSRLGFGGGYYDRYLEDYKGETLSLAFSEQMVEDLPTEKHDCRVGAIITEKGWISCMERKK